Proteins encoded together in one Asterias rubens chromosome 4, eAstRub1.3, whole genome shotgun sequence window:
- the LOC117289210 gene encoding ADP/ATP translocase 1-like, producing MSISKEAVTSFVKDLLAGGISAAISKTAVAPIERVKLLLQVQHASTQIAKADQYTGIANCFSRVTKEQGFFSLWRGNLANVIRYFPTQALNFAFKDKYKQVFLSGVDKNKQFFRYFAGNLASGGAAGATSLCFVYPLDFARTRLAADVGKAGADRQFSGLGNCLSSIYKSDGMLGLYRGFSVSVQGIIIYRAAYFGFYDTAKGMLPPHLSKNLIISWMVAQTVTTCSGIISYPFDTVRRRMMMQSGRKDIMYKNTIDCWRKIAQNEGANAFFKGALSNVLRGTGGALVLVLYDEVKAFIS from the exons ATGTCGATCAGCAAAGAAGCCGTTACCTCCTTCGTGAAGGATCTTTTGGCCGGTGGAATCTCTGCAGCCATCTCTAAGACGGCTGTAGCCCCCATCGAAAGAGTCAAGTTGCTATTGCAG GTCCAACATGCATCAACACAAATTGCCAAGGCTGATCAGTACACTGGCATTGCAAACTGCTTCTCAAGGGTAACCAAAGAGCAGGGCTTCTTTTCCTTATGGCGTGGAAACTTGGCCAATGTCATCCGTTACTTCCCAACCCAGGCACTTAACTTTGCCTTCAAGGACAAGTACAAGCAGGTCTTTTTGAGCGGAGTTGACAAGAATAAGCAATTCTTTAGATACTTCGCTGGTAACCTCGCCTCTGGTGGTGCCGCTGGTGCAACCTCTCTCTGCTTTGTCTACCCTCTTGATTTTGCCCGTACCCGTCTCGCCGCTGATGTGGGTAAAGCTGGTGCTGATCGTCAGTTCTCTGGTCTCGGCAACTGCCTGAGCAGTATTTACAAGTCCGATGGCATGCTTGGGTTGTACCGTGGGTTCTCCGTCTCTGTACAGGGCATCATCATCTACAGAGCAGCTTACTTTGGCTTTTACGACACCGCCAAGGGTATGCTTCCCCCTCACCTGTCCAAGAATCTCATCATCTCCTGGATGGTAGCCCAGACCGTGACCACATGCTCAGGTATCATCTCCTACCCCTTCGACACCGTTCGTCGACGCATGATGATGCAGTCCGGCCGCAAAGACATCATGTACAAGAACACCATTGATTGCTGGAGGAAGATCGCACAGAATGAAGGAGCCAACGCTTTCTTCAAGGGAGCCCTCTCCAACGTTCTCCGTGGTACAGGCGGTGCACTCGTACTGGTGCTCTACGACGAAGTCAAGGCCTTCATTTCATAA